DNA sequence from the Hemitrygon akajei chromosome 8, sHemAka1.3, whole genome shotgun sequence genome:
TTCAGGAAGTCCATTTATATAAAAAAGGACTCTGAAAGaaaaaaaccaatgaaatacagggATATAATTCCACAAACAACTGCCAAAGGCTCACGTTGCTCTTAAACCTGAACCTCAAACAGGGTGCCTAACAGATCAGCTCACAGCAAAGCTTGCATTGTGAAATACAAAAGCAAATACAATATTATATTGTTACTGACCTAGTACTGATGTACCAAGCTGGGAAATGGAGTTCTGGCCATAATCAAGAGACATTGTCGAGAAAGCCAATGGCTTCATTTACTCTTTTTATAGCATGTCTGACCATTACAGTCACCCAATTGATAAATCAGTTCcaagtattcattgtgtatcagAAACAACCTTGTTAGCATTTGAAACCAATTTCCCTAGTTTCAATGACAGCAATAAATAGGCTACTGAAGTTAATGTTAGTAGATGCTTCAATCTTAAACGTTTCTCTAATTGAAACTGCACGAGTGGGAAAACAAGAGATCCTATTGAAAGTTTGGCAAGCTCTTAGTTATAACCTGGCCTGAATTAGGATAGGACTTTTAGATGTCCAAGCACCAATTTAAAAAAGGTTTGGTACAATTTCTATATATTCACTGATCAAACATCTGCTTGACTGCTGGTTCAGTGAGCAGAATTGCAATTCATTCACCTTTGGACAAAAATCAGGGGAGCAGTGGAAGAGATTTGTGAGAATGAAAAAGGACATTAACTGATGGACCGCATCCAGGACATGCATCAGAAGCTTTGCGTTCAAGCCCTCAGCATTGTGAAGACTTCGCCGATCCATTTCACAATCTTTGACctcttaccatcaggtagaaggcaccCCAGAATACAAaaaaggacccccccccccccagcagggctagggaacagcttcttcccccaggctgagaGATTTATGAACACTGCTACCGCTCAGCACACATTTAtgacagtattatttattaatattatgtaTATTTAGCTATATGTTGTGTATGCACTTTGTCAACTTATACATCTACAGAATACTTTTTCCTATAATACTGCATTATTTTAGGTGCAGCACGTGACAAACAGACTTTTTGTTGCACCTTTTGGACCCTGCGGCTGTATACacatgtacagttgaatgacaaaatTAAACTTGCAAGTCTCCTTTTCCTTGGTTAGAGGATTAAAAAGTGCATCCAACAGCACTACTGCTTCCATGGCAGCATTAACAGAGCATCAATTGATAGAACCTCGAGTAAGAATGGAGCAGTCACAATAACAGTGTTACACTATAGGCCTCCAAATCACTAGGAGCTAGCAAGACATACAGATTATGGAAAGATGTGGAAAGAGGGCTATTTTATTCAGTGAAATTAACTTCCCTTATGTAGACAACTTCTTAGTGTAAACAGAATTTGGTAGGCGTATCCAGGGTTTCTTGAAAACATGTAATCAGTCCAAGTAGAGACCTGACCACACAGGAGCTTATTGGGGAAACGAGGCTGGCCAGGTGAATGAAGCTTCAACAGCAATCACAATCCTGCAAGTTTTCACAGTTACGGAGAATACTGATCCTGAGGTGGAAGTGCTGAATTGGGGGAAGGCTAATCACACTAAAAGTTGACTGAggacaacaaaatgctggaagaactcaggtcaggcagcatctacgtcgAAGGGGGAGTGCAAaataaacattcaatgtttcgggctgaaagtTTTGGGAGCAGCAGATTGAGTGTACATCCACATCTGACATgagggagtgtttttttttaaatataaaaaaagcCAGTTAAGTGGAATTCAGAAACAGTATGTTCAgtgaaaggttgggaaccctgagaGGGGATATTATAAGTTTGATCAAAAAGTTAAAGGTAGTATGAAGTTTAGGAGGCTGAAATCAGACAAATAAAAAGCAGAAAGAACTTAAAATTAGGAGGGTCAAGAGGGACCATGAAATATCCTTAAGTATGTTCTAGGTGAATCCCAATGCATTCTATAGGAGCAAGAGGACATCTAGGGAAAGGGCAAGCCCTGTTACGGACAAAATGAGGTAATTGACTTCAAAAATGCATCACGAGGAATAAGTtaacagtaaatggcaggatcctGTGAGAAATGATGTACAAAAGAATCTTGGGGTACAAGTCCATAGCTCTCAATGGTGGCAGCACGAGTGGCTAGGATGGCACATGGTGTGTTTGGCACTTTTGCTTCATTGACTATAGAGTACAAGAGGTAAAGGTCATATTGCAATGGTGCAAAAGCACAGTTGGTCCATGTTTGTAGCATTGTGCAAATCATTATGGTTTCACTGCACTAGTAAGAATACGATGCCTTCTTGCAGAAGAGGGTCACCAGGATGATGCCAGGATGGAGTGTATTAGTTATCATGAAAGATTGGACTTGGATTGTTTACTTCTGGAGGCCgagggggtgacctgacagaagtgCATTAAATGAAACAAATAGGGCAGATGGTCTCCCCCGCCCCAGTGTAGAAATGGCAAGCACTAAAGGGCATGAGGTGAGAGGCGAAGTTTAAAAGATGAGCAAAGCAAATTCTTTTTAAACACACTTAGCAGTAGATGCCTGGGATGTGCTGCCAAGGAAGGTGTTAGCAGTTAtgatagcaacatttaagagtatCTTAAGACATGAACAGACAGGGAAGAGGGCAACAGACTATGTTCAGGTTGATggaattcatttaattgctatcaTGGCCAGCATAGATAAAGTGAGCTGAAGTCTTTTCCTGATCTACCCAGGCTGTTTGCCTAAAATCAACATACAGTAAAAATACTGAGTAAAAAGGCTATTTTAACAGAGTTATTACTAATGCTCCTGGGAGGCAAAGGAGAGTGAATACAACTGATTCAAATCATAGAAGTTTGTGTTCATATATTGCAGTTTGACAAGGTTGCAATTAAGAGCAATGCATTTGCCTGATTTATTAAAACGTTTGAGGACAACCGAAGGCTTGAACAGTTCTGGGAACAATTCCATAGGGTTTTCCTCACCTCATGGTTAATTTTGAAAACTAAGTTGATCTCCCAACCAGGAACAGAGTTTAAATCTGACACTTTTTAgaatagcttttaaaaatttcattACCACATATGGTGGTAAAGGGCAAATCATTGGggttaaagtggaggctgatggggcaaggaagggttatggggagaaggcaggataatggagttgagggatagtaaatcacccatgatggaatggcaatgGACCAAATttactaattctactcctatataaTATGGGCTTATGGTCAATTTTTTACTGAAAGGTTGTTTTGCTGTTGACTCACAATCCTACCAGCACTTCCTTGATTTTAACTCTTCCCAGATTTATGCATACACTTCCACAAAGATAGAGTACACTACTAGAATGAAGAATATTCTAATTGGGACAATTGACCAAAAGAGATCGTGATGCACCAGAAGCACCTTATAGACTCATTTACATTACTGCTAAGGTAAGTTTATTATTTTACCTCCAGAATGATCATACTCCATTTCAAGCTGAAAGTGGGAAGCCCCATCAGCAGCTTCCTCTTGACCTCCATTggcatgtgagagtttagtgtcATCCTGTAGTGTAGATTTATGTCCATGTTTCGGATCCTGCCCCAAGGAATCTTCTCCAGCTACAGAGTTATGTAGTGTGTCTGTATTTTCTAGTGTGCTTTCTACTAGACTCAGTGGCAGATCTCCTCCAGATACATCTTCTGAGTAGCAAACACTGCATCCAGAATCCTCTGTGACAATGTTCAATTCCTCTGAAGACTTGTCATTAACTGTACTGGGCTGCAACTCCTCTGTGCACACCTGACTTGTGCTCCCAGGTGCAACTTTAGCACAATCCTTTGAAACACTTTCTTTCACATTAGTTTCACTTGATAACATCTTTGGCCCTCCAAGCTTCTCCTTGCAAGTCAGTTCACTTTGAACGTTGGTTGCCTGGCAATTACTCAACGAGCCTTTATGGTTTTCTTGGTTGCAAGGACCCACATTGTCTTGGGATAGACATTCTCCATCAACTCCATCTTCTGAGAGACAGACACCGAAACCAGAATCTTCTGCTACTGGATTAGCTTCTTCCAAAGAGTTGCCGTGTACTTTGGAGGTGGTTAACTCTCTGGAATGGCCTTGCTCTTCATCTTTACAGATCTCTTCAGTCAAGTCTTTAGCTGCCCTCTCCTTTGGAATCATGCTCTTTGGTGTTACTTCTGTCTTATAGTTCTCTTCAGTGACCTCCCTTAACTCAGCACATACTTCACGTGcatctctagccacaggcaataCCGTGGAATTTGTCAGCTTGTTATTTTCCACTCCAGTTGTGCACTCTCCCTCTGCACAAGGACCCAGCCGTGAAGAAAACAATTCCTCTTTGGCAGCCATTATTACCTCTGAGATCAAATCTGCAGCAGCCTCTTCAATCTTATCCAGATTAACTCGTTTGTCAATTGGTTCAGTGGACACACTGTCATCAGTGAAGCAAGCTTCTTTACTGAATTGGCTTCCCTGCTCAGATTCTTGGCAAAGACCAGCTTGAATTAAATAGGGACTAATACCAACACTATTGAGTGCTGTTTTGAAACATGCTGGCTCTGTTGTATTTCCTGAATTTTCACCTTCTGGTTCAGGCCTTTCCATGGAATGGTGATCAGACACCAGATGTTCACATTCTGTTGGAGCTGCTGTAGTGAGTTTTGGTAAAGTTTTgtcaatttttcctttggcttctAGGTTATCAGAAGACTTTGCAATAGAGAATGGAGAACTCGTAACATTGTAGACTGAAGATTGTCGCGTTTCCAAAGAACCAATAGTGGTTTTATCCATCATTTGATGGAGGTAACCATCCTTCTCAAGCTTGGGTGATACCTGAATGGGGCCTTGCACATTGGGCATGAAGAGAGCTTCTTGGGTTTGAGATGAGTCCAGAACTAACTTCTGAGCATTCTTTTCTGCACTGACATCCCGGAACAAATTTGCAGCAATATCTGGTTTTCCTAGTGTTTCAGCCTGTACAGTTGGCACTACTTGCAACTTGGCTGTACTTTCCTTCTGGTTATATTTCTTGGCAGCAGTGACCGTTTCATTCGTGCCTTCCTCTACAGTAGCATGATTCTCTTCCCCAATCTTTTTGTTCTTCTCTGGCACAGCAGGAAGCTGTTTATTGCAGCTACTTGCACGGCTTTTCTTCCGGGTGATGTACCACCACCAGCCAAAGAGGGCCAACACGCCAGGGAGGGCGTACGGAAAAACATTACGAAATCTTAGAACCATCGCGGGACCTGAAAAACAAAATGATCTTTGTAAATGGTCAGTTGCTCAGAAGGAAATCTTTGATCTCTATTATACATCTTGAAAATACAGTATTAAAATCTGGAACTATTACTGTGCAGTGCAAGCCAATCTGACATGTTGAGGTCTGTGGTGCTGAAGAATTTGTTGGACCATTAGTCTCTGAATACCCCACTCATTTCACTACATTGTGCCGTGAAAGTATATTTTCCAGTGAACCTGCAAGTTTGAAGGGAGCACAGGAAATGAGGGCTGGTCATTTTAAATATAATGTGGGAACTATGGCCCAAATAAGCCAAAAAGCAATGAGGAAGAAGGAGCAAGTGAATTGATTTCCAAGTGATTTCTAATAGTGTTGGTTTGGCATCTGGACACAAGTGCAAATGTTGATATCCAGAGAAACAATgtggttcccaaccatttttatgtcacAGACCAGGCTGGGAACCCTTGTGCTAGAGAAAAGTTGAGAAGCATGTGTGTGGGGGAAGAACAATAGCTGGTATAACATGAGTGAGAGTGGAAAGCCAGATTAAAGCAGTAGAGGGGCTGTGGTAAAGATTTCCAAATAGTTAGATCGGGGATTATGATAGTTTTACTATACTTAAAACTCAAATAAGCCCTAGGAGAGAATGGAGAAGCTAACCAAAATATGATCAGTTATCTCTTTGGTCATATTCAACCTATTGATTGGGATATGGGGAAGAATTCCTAAAATTCTCATAGTAGTTGCATTGTTCAGTTATTCAAAAATTCACTGCAATGCAAAAATCATTGCTTATAAGATTCAAGGGACATAATACAAATAATTATGCATATTCAGCTAAACTACTTTATTAGGCAGCTGCTGAAGTTTCCTGAATTTTAACAGATCTTGGTGGGCAAGATCTTACCCACGAAGATTAGTTAAAATTCAGAAAACTTCAGCAGTTGCCTAATAAAGTAATTTGCCACTAAACAATGCAGTGCAAGGATTCAATGCCAAATGGCCCCATGCCTAGTGAACAAGAGCTGACAAAGGTGTTATGAAGTAACTAAGCATAGTAATATGCAACAGCTTGAAATGTTTACATAGTATTTCATAACTGAACATACAAGTCGCACGGTGATATTCTATGTACTCCAAATCAACTTCAATTCCTGTTATGCTCTCAACCTATAACACTGCTTTAAAGTGTATTTACACATATAGTTGAAGGTTCAAGGTTTCCTTCACCCAAATACAATAATTGCTTGCAAAAACTATAGAAAAATAGCACACATGCAGCCTGTTACAATTAGCCAAACTTTGCTGTACAAATAACAGCCGAGATTTGGCTTGCTCAGAGGTAATAGCTCAAATTTCAAGCCCCAATCAAGGATCACCTCTGGAGTTTACCCCATCCACAGATAAATAGGAAAGTTATAGATTTAATACAAAGATACCCCAATACATTAAACCAAAAAATGCTGCTTTGAGTAAAAATAGTGAAAAACCTGAGTTTTACAGCTTATACAAACCTATTTTCATTAACATTGAAAGTTGTGTCCAAAATAGTGCCAGTTTTACTAAGTACACAAACTATTCACATTCACGCTGtgaaacatagaacagtgcacaaATGGCAGACAATTCTGTATGAATATCATAGACTTTGAAAAGGCAGTAACAGGGATAGCCCCTGGCAAATTGTCAAATCATATGGGATCCATTCCAAAATTATCCCACTTATCCAGAGTATCTATGCTAATTTCACCAGCACAGTCTGAAACTGCAATTTGAACTGAAGACAAATACTATTTAACTTGGTGGCTGACAGATAGAGGCATTATTGGCTACTTTAGAAGACCTTGACTTTGAAGATGACCTCGCATTACTATCACACATACCAGCAGAAGCAAAAGACAACTCAGTACCTGTGTACttctggtggacaggctggacTCAGTCAGCCAGAGAAAGACCGAGACCAGGACCCACAATGTAGAGTGTCCTTCTGTCATCGAGGAACATGGCTTTGATTTATCCAGCACAGGCAGATTCACTTACCTGGGCAGCATCATTCAGCAGTATAGGACGAATCCAGTGCAGATTCAAAGCTAAGATCATCTTCAAACATATGGGGACCAACCAAGtacagcatccacaccaagaTGAAGGcataccagagctgtgttctgtccaccCTCTTGCATGGGTCAGAATGCTGGTGTACGACAGAGCAACCTTGCCAAGCTGCCATTCCACACCATGAACCTCCAGAAGACCCTACATATTTTCTAGCCAAAAATAATCTCCAACAATGCTCTATTCTCTTCAGTGTCATCAAGAAGACATGGCGACAATCACCATGAGGAAATGCTAAATGTGGATTGGCACATCATGAGAAGAGAGGCAAACTCCATCAAGACATCATTGAAGGGTGGAGGAAACATGGGataccaaagacaacttggcaccATACTGTAGGGACAGAACCACACTTGggacacaatagagaagatggccaaggacagacagatggaGTACCTCCATTGCTGCCTTAAACACTGATGGCATTAACAGGCAGTAACCTACTAACAAACTATCCACAGATAATTGCAACCACATTAAATAAAATGGGAAAAATGAACTAATTGTCCAGAGTAGCTGGAGGTCAACAGATAAACTTATCCCCTGTTTTGAATGGATAGACTGTGTCAATATATTTCTAAGACCAACAGCTCGTCAACTAAAATATTCAGATGCATTCAAAGCAGAAAAGGCCAGTTGCCAGGTTTCATCAAGCCACAAACAGGATGAGTGGAAAAGTAGGAAATTTCCTTCCGAATGCCAGTTTACTCTATCAGCCATGGTTCAATGGATTGTATGGTTGTCCATTCACGAGACTGTGGGCTTACTCCACAATTTAGCCTCACATTTCACAGGAGCACCAGGAACTGCACTGCTGGATTACCAAATTTCAAGTACTTGTTACATCCAGGCTCTATTTACCATCAGACAGATGACAACGATAAATTAAAGGAATTAAGGCAGTCTTTCCTAGCATACTGACTAATACTGCCATAGACTAAACTATATAGTCATCACATTTGAGCCTGGGGAAACTTATGTATAAATTTGCAGTTGTACTTTTAACAGTGGCTGTTAAGCACCAAGCT
Encoded proteins:
- the akap1b gene encoding A kinase (PRKA) anchor protein 1b; the encoded protein is MVLRFRNVFPYALPGVLALFGWWWYITRKKSRASSCNKQLPAVPEKNKKIGEENHATVEEGTNETVTAAKKYNQKESTAKLQVVPTVQAETLGKPDIAANLFRDVSAEKNAQKLVLDSSQTQEALFMPNVQGPIQVSPKLEKDGYLHQMMDKTTIGSLETRQSSVYNVTSSPFSIAKSSDNLEAKGKIDKTLPKLTTAAPTECEHLVSDHHSMERPEPEGENSGNTTEPACFKTALNSVGISPYLIQAGLCQESEQGSQFSKEACFTDDSVSTEPIDKRVNLDKIEEAAADLISEVIMAAKEELFSSRLGPCAEGECTTGVENNKLTNSTVLPVARDAREVCAELREVTEENYKTEVTPKSMIPKERAAKDLTEEICKDEEQGHSRELTTSKVHGNSLEEANPVAEDSGFGVCLSEDGVDGECLSQDNVGPCNQENHKGSLSNCQATNVQSELTCKEKLGGPKMLSSETNVKESVSKDCAKVAPGSTSQVCTEELQPSTVNDKSSEELNIVTEDSGCSVCYSEDVSGGDLPLSLVESTLENTDTLHNSVAGEDSLGQDPKHGHKSTLQDDTKLSHANGGQEEAADGASHFQLEMEYDHSGASDVNSMDSNDSGCTAGGAECQSRDTTKGKTELIIWEVQVPKHLVGRLIGKQGRYVSFLKQTSGAKIYISTLPYTQDFQICHIEGNQHQVDKALDLIGKKFKELDLTNLYAAPPSLTIPALPITSWLMLPDAVSVEVLVVNIVNAGHMFLQQHTHPTCHVLRNMDQQMFLVYSQPGIPTLTPPLEVGIICAAPAVDGAWWRAQVVAFFEETNEVEIRYVDYGGYERVKIEALRQIRSDFVSLPFQGTEVLLDNIMPLPGEDHFSDEANAAMDEMTRGAALLAQVTGYDNSGTPLIHLWSIAGDKVLLLNRFLVEKGHAQWMENY